The region TCGCCTCCCGACATCCGCCTGCGCCGCGACCCGCAAATGGTGCGACGCCACGTGGCGGTCAGCCTGGAACAATCGCTCGACCGCGCCGGACATGCCCACCGCGACGAGATCGTCGAAGCGTTCCTGTTGATCGCTGGCCGCGACAACTCGGTGCTGCTCAAGAAGCTGAGCGATCCGCTCGACCCCTGCTATCGGCAACTGATCAACATGCTGACGCACAGCGGCCGGTTGGCCGTGATGCGGCTGGTGCTCAGCTATCTGGAAGACAGCCAAGCGCCGTCGGCCATGCTGGGCGTGATCTCGCACCGAACCGATCGGCGGTTTGTCGAGCTATTGCTTCGCAAGATCGGCGCCGAGCCGACCCCCGCGGCGCGGCACGGCCTGAAGCGGATGAACGGCTTTGCCTGGCTGCGCGATGACGATCAACTGTTCAAGCAATTGGACGAAGCCGGCCAGTTCAGCGCCGTCAAGCTGATGACCAGCTCGGGCATGAAGCCCGCCGCGGTCTACGACTGGCTGGTCAAGATTGCCGACACGGGCAATGTCGGCGGCCGCCGCGCGGCGCTCTTGGCCCTGGAAAACTACCCGGGCGCCGAAGCCAATCAACTGGTGCTGCGCGGGCTGCGCGACACGGACCCCCTGGTTCAGGCCGCCGCGGCCGGGCAGCTGCGCCAGCGCAACATTCCGCAGGCTTTGTCGCTGCTGGTCGAGCTGATCGACAGCCCGCACCAGGCCGTGCGCCAGGCGTCGCGCGACAGCCTGGCCGAGTTCAACTTCGCCCGGTTCTTGTCGGCCTTCGACATGCTCGACGACGAAGTTCGCCGCTCGACCGGTGTGCTGGTCAAGCGGGTCGACGTGCGAGCGCTGGCGTCGTTGCGCCAGGAACTGCAAAACGCCTCGGGCAAGCGGCGGATGCGGGCTTTGAACGTGTCCCGCTTCATGCAAGCCGTCCCGCAAGTCGAGGAAACGATCATCGAGCTGCTGATGGGTGACGATCACCTGGTGCGCAGCGAAGCCGCCGCGGCGCTGGCCGACTCGGACAGCGATTTGGCCCGCGCCGCGCTGAACGACGCGTTGAATGACACCAGCCTGACCGTGCAAGAAAGCGCGGCCGAGAGCCTGCGCCAGATTAGCGCCCGCGGCACGCCCAAGATCGTGCTCACCATGCCACCGGCCCCCGCTGCGACGGAGGCCCGCACATGATGACCTGGCTGTTCAACGCCACGCTCTGGGCCGACATCAACCTGTTTCGCGGCATGGGGAGCGGCTTTCGCGGCAAGCGGGCCCAATTGTCCAGCAGCGACGCGCTGGCCTGGCTGGGCATCGCCGTGGCCGTGGTCGCGGCGTTTGCCATCCTGCAACGCTTTCTGTCGCGTCAGGATCGGCGACGGAACTATCACAATCCGGTTGCGTTGTTTCGGCAGTTGTGCCGAGCCCACGGGCTGGCACGGCCCGAGACTCGCTGCCTGCGGCGGTTGGCCGAGTTTCGCGGCCTGACACAACCGGCCGAATTATTCTTCGAACCGGCGCATTTCGAGCGCGGCACGCTGGAACCCGATTGGGGCGATGCCGAGGCTCTGCTCAGCACCCTGGAAGCGCGTCTGTTCGCAACCGAAGAAGCCCCGGCCGGCGATGTGGCCGTTGAGAAGTCGGCTGCTGTTCAAGCCAGCTAACTCAATCGAGCCACAAACTCCTTTGGTTTCCTGAGCACCAAAGGTGCGCCCCATACCAGCCTGGGGCAACGCCCCAGGTATCGTTGGCCCATGAGAACTCAAGGGCTGAAGGCCCGCACCATGCTTGAAATTGCGCACTAGCGCCGAATGGGTCGGGCCTTCAGCCCTCGCATCGATTTCGCCATTAAGACCTGGGGCGTCGCCCCAGGCTGGTATGAGTCGGGCCGTTGGCCCTCAATGCAAAGACCATTGCGCACAGCGGCCGCGACCTAGCGCGCAAAAAATAGCCCCCGGCTGTTTGGGCCGAGGGCTAGGTGCGATATTCGCTCAGGCCGCTTAGGGGAATCGGTAATACCGCGTGGCGCCGCCGGCGGGGGTGCCGGCGCTCGCGGCGCTCGACGAATCGCTGGTAGCAGGATCGCTGGGCAAGCGCTGCACCTTGCGAGCCTTGAACGCGTCGGTGTAACCGCTGGCGCCGCGGCCAATTTGCGGCGGTGTGCGCAATTTCGTCACGTCGCTCCCCAGGCCGTAACGGGCCGTGATGGCCGTGGCCCGGTAGCCGATGCTATCCAAGAAGCGGTCCACGCCCACGCGGACGGCCCCCATCGTCTCGCCTTCCTTGGTCAGCTTTTCGATCTGGGTGCGGGCGCGTTCGGCAATCGGACCTTCGATGATGTAGCGCGTGTCCGACGTGATCTTGCCGGTCGTCTTGCCGTCATTGTCGACTTCGGCGTCGATGACGCCACCCGACAGGGCGATGATGTTCTTCAGCTTTTCACGGTCGTCCGAGCCGTCGCCGTCAAAGTCAATGCGCCCCACGATGGCAAAGTGCTCGGGGCGGCCCGGATCCCACAGCGACGTGTAAATCTTGTCGCCGGGCAGCAGGAACGTGTGCGGCTTCTGATCGGTGATTCGCGCCTCGGCCAGGTGCTCGCCCATGATCTTGGTGACTTCGATCGCTCCCTTGCGGGCGGCTACGTCCGAAGCGGCCGCGTCGGGCGAGTGGACGTCGAACGTGATCTGCGTGCGCAGGGCGTCCGCCGAGCCGACATTGATCCAGACCGTGTTCGTGCGGGCGTCAACGACGCGAATTTCGCCATCGTCCAACTCGATGTCACGATTACCGAGCAAATCGCGAATCTTGTCTGACTGGACTTTCACCTTGCCATCGGTCGTGGCGATCTGCTTGGTCAAGGCTTCGACCGTCTTGTTGGCCTTATCCAGTTCGGCGGCCCCGTCTTGCTGGGCCTTGGCCAGTTGATCGGCTAGTTTCTTCATTTCGCCGTCGGCGTTCTTCTGGGCTTCCATGAACTTGGCCTTCTCGGTGGCCAAGTCCATCTCGGCTTTCATGCGGGCTTCGTTGGCCGTCTTGACTTGTTCCTCGGTCGCCTTGCGCGTGGCGTCGTTCACGGCCTCGAGCTCGGTGATCTTGGCCTGGGCCGTGTTCTTTTCGTCTTGCAGTTTCAACGTCGTGGCGGCCAGCGCTTCGATCGCCTTGCGATAGACCTGGCTTTCCTCGGGCAGGGCCGAAAAGTACTTCCCCTTGTCCTCAACGAAGGTCGCCTGGGCCTTGTCGATGTCGGCGTCTTCGGGCAGGCCGATGAATTGCATCAGCTTGGTCACCTTGGCCAGCTCGGCGCGGAACGACTTGTCCCCTTCGGTC is a window of Planctomycetota bacterium DNA encoding:
- a CDS encoding HEAT repeat domain-containing protein; this encodes MKAGLSKTFEFLSQTENEAAVDLLLRALESPTQHIQHAALRALLERRSVAGQLYLVRRWHTLPVDWLTILDEHRGRMTQALRDAVLDADPQVCDNGCQAALRFREYDLIPTLLNAADEPANPNADRCAATLLSLTELLYEELYSPPDIRLRRDPQMVRRHVAVSLEQSLDRAGHAHRDEIVEAFLLIAGRDNSVLLKKLSDPLDPCYRQLINMLTHSGRLAVMRLVLSYLEDSQAPSAMLGVISHRTDRRFVELLLRKIGAEPTPAARHGLKRMNGFAWLRDDDQLFKQLDEAGQFSAVKLMTSSGMKPAAVYDWLVKIADTGNVGGRRAALLALENYPGAEANQLVLRGLRDTDPLVQAAAAGQLRQRNIPQALSLLVELIDSPHQAVRQASRDSLAEFNFARFLSAFDMLDDEVRRSTGVLVKRVDVRALASLRQELQNASGKRRMRALNVSRFMQAVPQVEETIIELLMGDDHLVRSEAAAALADSDSDLARAALNDALNDTSLTVQESAAESLRQISARGTPKIVLTMPPAPAATEART